One window of the Labilibaculum sp. genome contains the following:
- a CDS encoding zeta toxin family protein gives MKGDIIVVEEHHVKVAGKIAPSLVEKIKNKGKRYTITVSGESGSGKSETGKAIADELEKEGIKSVLLGQDDYFVLPPKSNDAKRREDPEWLGPHVEVKMDLMDQNLKDAIDGKNEIVKPLIDYNQNSVENEVINLEGIQVVIAEGTYTSLLKNVDTKVFIARNRIDTLEHRQKRNRGKEVGDPFIEQVLITEHKIIAGHKQLADFVITKDYELEIK, from the coding sequence ATGAAGGGTGATATTATTGTAGTGGAAGAACACCATGTTAAGGTTGCAGGAAAAATTGCTCCCAGTTTGGTAGAGAAAATTAAAAATAAGGGCAAACGATATACAATTACCGTATCTGGTGAATCGGGAAGTGGAAAATCAGAAACAGGAAAGGCTATTGCCGATGAGTTGGAGAAGGAAGGAATAAAATCGGTATTGCTTGGACAGGATGATTATTTTGTTCTTCCTCCAAAATCAAATGATGCAAAAAGAAGGGAAGATCCTGAATGGTTAGGACCTCACGTCGAGGTTAAAATGGATTTAATGGATCAGAATTTAAAGGATGCAATTGATGGCAAAAATGAGATTGTAAAACCTTTGATTGATTACAACCAGAATAGTGTAGAAAATGAAGTAATTAACCTGGAAGGAATTCAGGTTGTGATTGCAGAAGGAACCTATACCAGTTTATTGAAAAATGTGGATACTAAGGTTTTTATTGCCCGAAATAGAATTGATACTTTGGAGCACAGACAAAAAAGAAACCGTGGTAAGGAGGTTGGTGATCCTTTTATTGAGCAGGTTTTAATAACCGAGCACAAAATAATCGCTGGTCATAAACAACTGGCTGATTTTGTAATCACAA